Genomic DNA from Cucumis melo cultivar AY chromosome 10, USDA_Cmelo_AY_1.0, whole genome shotgun sequence:
agtattttgaactcatatcatgtcttcttgtagctgaacaaaataataagttattaatgaaaaaccatgaatctcgaccAACTAGAGCAACACCATTCCTTGAAGcgaatgttgtatttttaaataatattaatggtcgagGTCAAGGTCGTGGTCGTAATCATGGCCGAGGTCATGACCATGGTAGAGGAAGAAGTAATTTTTACGTagtaataatcatttagatttcaagaaaaccacaaatgatgatcatagaagAAAAACtccacaaaataaaaaaattaaaagtggtaAAAATCAATGCTTTTGTTGTGGTATGAATGGTCATTAGACTCGTACTTGTCGTACATCCAAGCACTTAGTCGACCTTTATCAAGCCTCATTGaataaaaaagggaagaatGCGGAAGTAAATTTTGCCTATCAAGATGATGTATTTTACCCTTCCAACATGACCCCTTTGGATGTGACGGACTTCTTTGAGTCtcctgaagagaaaaatgatgttaatgaaGGAGTAACAAATACTTCatttaattatgataatgtccaaaactaatatttgcattatgttttctttatttaacatttaccagtttatttatatatttacatttcaaggttagttttttttttcctttttaccaagagacttattgtaatcgttttttttttaatgaagagttatagacatttctcatattttggCTGACTCAAAAATGAATAATGAAGACTTACGTTTGGCAGATAGTACAACTACGtacacaatacttaaaagtaaaaaatatttttctacattgacAATGCTTGAAGCAAATGTCAATTTAATATCAGGTTCTACAAACTTGATTGAAGGTTTTGGAAAAACAAACCTTATTTTGCCTAaaggaacaaaattcacaattagtaatgttttgttctctagtaagtaaaaaagaaacttattgagtttcaaagatatacgtcaaaatggttatcatgttgaaactaacaataaaaataatataaaatatctttatattacatttattgtttcacatgagaagctatattggaaacattgtctgccttttcttctggattatattatactcatatacgagtaattgaaacatatgtcaccatgaacccaaagttcatgaatttaaatatgtttactgtttggcatgatcgattgggtcatcccgggtcaataatgatgagaagaattattgaaaattctcatggacatccactaaagaaacagaagattcttcaatccaatgaattatcatgtattgcttgctctcaaggaaaattaattattaggccaTCACCAGCTAAAGTTGGAGTTGAGTCGCCTACATTTTTAGAACGAATTCATGGTAATATATGTTGACCAATCAATCCACCAAGTGGACCATTTAGATATTTCATAGTTTTAATTGACGCATCAAGTAGATGGtcacatgtgtgtttattataaagtcgaaaccttgcatttgcacgattacttgctcaaataattaaattaagagcacagttttcagattatacaataaaaaacattTGACTTAATAATGCTGATGAATTTACATCccaaacatttaataattattgcatgtCAACTGGGATAAATATCGAACATcctgtagctcatgttcatacacaaaataGTTTGGCAGAATCATTTATTAAATGTTTACAATTGATTGCCAGACCATTATTTATGAGAGCAAAACTTCCCTTATCTATATGGGGTCATGCTATTCTGCATGCAACGTCATTTATACGCATAAGACCGACGTCTTATTATAAGTATTCCCCAACACAATTAGCTTATGGCCAGTaaccaaatatttctcatttgcgaATTTTTGGTTGTGCAGTGTATGTTTCAATTTCCCCACTACAACGTACTAAAATGGGACCTCAAAGAAGGTTAGGAATATATATCGAATTTGAATCCTcatcaattattagatatcttgaacTCTTGACGGGGATGTATTTACTACACAATTcgctgattgtcattttaatgtgacaaattttccaacattagggggaggaattaagaagttgaaaaatgaaattgactggaatgtatcgttattgtctcatttagattcTCGTAAAAAGCAATGTGAACTAGAAattcaaaagataattcatttacaaagtgtagcaaaccaaatgccagatgcatttacaaatactaagaaagtgaccaagtcatatattccagctgcaaatactccatctagaattgaaatcccaactcagcaagttgatacaattaatgaatcagTGCTGCGCCAAAAGCATGGTAGACTTATGGGTTCAAAGGATATAAatcctcgaaaaagaaaagtgaccaatagttgaaatgacttaattgacaatagaaacattcaagaaaaagtcatggacatgactagtggtaaaaatgttgaagagactcaagtatatgaagataacaatgagatctcgataaattataccatgacaggaaaaaggtggaatagaattaatgtagttgatttttgcgtataatgttgcacataatatcattcatgaagATGAGAATTATGAGCTTAAATTTGTTTGACGAATGTCGTAATAGAAAGGATTGGCCCAAGTGGAAAGAAGCCATCCAAGTAGAACTAAACTCACTCACGAAACGTGAAGTTTTTAGAGCTGTAGTTCATACACCTAAAGGTGTAAAACCTGTGGGATTTAAATGGTTATTTGTGTGCAAacgaaataaaaataatgaggtcactcgatataaagcacgacttgttgcacaaggattttctcaaagatcagacattgattatgaggaaacaTATTCTCCTATGGTGGATGTtattacattaagatatttaattaatctgACTGTATatgaaaatcttgatatgcatcttatggtacaatcgcttaagtgaatatttattgaaagaaggttatcaaaataatccaatttgtccatgtgcttttattaagaaatcacagtcaggatttgcgattatagctgtatatgttgatgatttaaatataattggaactcctgaagagctttcaaaggcaataaaatatctcaaaaaggaatttgaaatgaaagatcttggtaagacaaaattttgtcttggcttacaaatcgagcatttagccgatggattttttattcatcaatcgacatatacaaatttttttaaaaaaagattctacatggacaaagcacacccattgaacattccaatggtggttcgatcactagatataaaaaatgatatctttcgacctcgagaagataatgaagaattacttggtCCTGAAGTACCGTACCTTAGTGCAATAGATGCATtaatgtatcttgctaataacacaAGATCAGATATAACATTTTGAGTAAATTTTTTTAGCAAGATAtagttcttctccaacaaaaagacattagaatggagttaagcatgtacttcgttatcttggagggacaattgatatgagtttgttttattcaaataaatcaaactttgatccAGTTGGTTATGCGGATGCTGGATATTTATCTGACCCAAACAAAACAAGATCTCAAACATGTTATCTGTTTACATGTGGAGGAACTGCTATATCTTGGCAGTCTGTAAAGCAAACCATGACGATCACTTCATTGAATCATGtagaaattcttgcaattcatgaagctagtaatgaatgtgtatggttggggtcaatgactcatcatatttgagaaacatgtggtttgtctttcagtaaaaatttaccaacaatattatttgaagataataccacatgtatagcacaaatcaaatgagggtatataaaaggagatagaacaaagtatatctcaccaaaactcttctatacgtatgaccttgaagaaaatagtgacatcagtgttcaacaaatttattcaaaagacaacttggcAGTCTTATTCACAAAAAcattacccacatcaacatttgaaaaacTAGTCCACAACATTGAAATGCGACGACTCAGAGAACTCAAGTGCTGTATCCATAAGGGGGAGTAGAAATATTGCCCTCAAGGAATAGGAATACTGCATTTTTTCCCttgactatgatttttctcattgggttttccttcactaggattttttcctagcaaggtttttaatgaggcagttattaatgtataaaaatgatgtactttttttccttcactaggattttttccCATCGGGTTTTTTCCTAGTCAGATTTTAACGaggcatttatttttatataatatagatATCTAAGAgggagtattgtaaatataatgatagattataaatgtagatatccataacctacataggttacaatttttatataactctcacattcaatttcatattgtaacattcatcatattgaatttcataatgtaacctataccatgatatgtcctataaatagaggagtgtggtgcCTTTGCAAGACataccacaattgagttcaattgtcttctcttctttctctcttctctattcttcttttgtgttcttatctagtttttggttctttatttcataacaattacgaatttgtttcattttttaaataatattaattctAATAATGAATAGTATTATCATTTAAACATTACTTTTACGTAAATTTGAAGCTCACGGTTGCCTTttacgaaaaaaaaatgataattttaagttttttttgtaGGCAATTGAACCTATATATTTAGACTATAAAACCAATGATTAGTTTTGCAAATGATGGCATTGAAAAATGTAGGACCAAAGCCAATTGGCAAAACCGGTCTCGGTGAGAAATAGAACCGGTTCAGAGGTTTGGTCTAAACATGGAGTAGGGTCTGGTTGTGAACCACTTGGAATGTCATGGGCTAATGCGTAATGGTATATTTTCAAGCTTTAGGGTTTTGTAGGTTAAAGTTTTCTCACTCTAAATTGCAGTTTTTGGAAGGGAAATCTCAAACGCAGATACACAAAGATGTTGGACATCAATTTGTTCAGAGAAGAGAAAGGCAACAATCCTGAAATCATCCGTGAGTCTCAACGCCGCCGATTTGCCAACGTTGAACTCGTTGATGAAGTCATTAAGCTTGATAAAGAATGGCGTCAACGTAATCCTCCATCTTTTATCCTCTACTAtttcatttctctctctttttcttcatttttttcttaccCCTTTTCTTTTGGTATTGGAATTGGAATTTGTTTAGGCCAATTTGAGCTGGAGAATCTCAGAAAGGAGTTCAACAAGATCAACAAGCAAATTGCTCAGCTTAGAATAGTAATTCATCTATcgatctttcttctttcatgtTGCAGGAGATTGTTTTAGGAACTATTGTTAATTTCATAGTTCATGCAACTGTTAGTCCCTATTATGGGATTTAAGTTTTATGTTGTTAGACCTCCTATGGACTATACGTGTGAACTGGATAGTGGAATGTTAAAATTTGTTTGTACGGATAGTGGGGGTGGGGGGTCGGACCAGAGCAGGTTTAAGAAAGGTTCTCGAGTGCAGGAACTGTACTTAGATATCTAACATTTCTTGTGAAATTTTTGGTTTTGGTTCAATTTCCATTCTTCCGTTGTTTACTTAGTAAATTTTGGAAATGAAGGCTGGTGAGGATGCGTCCGAGAGGATTAAAGACActgaagaaaataaaaggttGTCTGCTGAGAAAGATGTTGAAGCTAAGGATGTGTTAAAAAAGTTGAACTCCAAATTGGAAATAATTGGAAACCTTGTGCATGATTCCGTTCCCGTCAGCAATGATGAGGTATGATAGTTGGCATCGCTGCATTGGTTTTATTCTTTGTAGTGCTTTACTTTCTTAACAATGCAAACAACTTTTTGTAAGCTAATAGTGTTGTTACTTTCTTAACAATGCAAGAAACTTTTTGTAGGCTAATAATGTTGTTATCAGATCGTGGGGTGAGAAACTAGTAAAACCGAAACTGAAGAATCATGTTGATCTTGTTGAGCTTCTTGAAATTGCAGATACTAAAAGAGGTAATAAATTATAGAAATTTTACTCTGATCAATTGTGATATGCACAGATTTCTTATCACAGCTTCTTAATAACCTCCCAAATTTTCCCACTAAGATTGTCACTGCTATCATAGGGAAACTCACAATCCCATCCTGAATCCAACTCTTCACCCTCCTTTGCTTTCTTTTTATCTCCCTCTACATCTTTTCCCCCAACATCCTTCCTTAAAGCCAGAGAATATAATTCGCCGGACCCTTTGGTAAAACCCATTTTCTACCTGATGAGTCAGATACAAAGAAAGAAATAAGTCTAGAAATTCGTCCTGTTCCGGTTTAGAAATTTGTGACCTTTTCCCCTTAAAGGATTCAGAAAAACTATGGCGCATCCATGTCCATTGCCACTTTATTGGACTGATAAAGAACTTCCTATTCACGATATTTCATTGGGTAACCCATCACTGCAACCAAACAATCTTTTACCCACGCTGAAGTAGCTTATAGTTCTAACTTAACAACCTCTGGACCTGTGTTCCTCTATGACTGATCTTCTTCCATTCCCACTTTTTTGGAGTGAAAAAAACTTCCCATTCACTGTAACCTTTCCCATTATACTCTTATTTTAGAGAGGAGAGAAAAACTAAGCAACATGATGATTAAGCAATCAGCTTCGTACATGAAGATAAGAGGACATTATGGTTGTTGATTATTAGAGCTTTGGAAGATTAGTGAATCACAAGGAACCACCTAGCTTGCAACGATATTTCTCttctaatagtttatatacCTTTAGCTCCTGATGTTTTCTCTGGTGTATATTGTCTCATCAAATTAAATTCCCAAATTTCACATTTGTCACTGCATTGGAATCCATCCAGTTTATGCCAtctattaaaaatttaaatatagatACAGAAAATTAAGCTCTTATGCTAATTTCAACTCTATGGAAATATGTAGGTTCTGAAATAGCAGGAGGTAGAGGCTACTATCTAAAAGGAGCTGGTGTGCGTTTGAACCAAGCTTTGATAAACTATGGCCTTGACTTTTTGGAGAAAAGGGGTTATACAGAACTGCAGACTCCTTTCTTCATGAGAAAAGATATCATGGCTAGATGTGCTCAATTGGCTCAATTTGATGAAGAACTTTATAAGGTCTGTTATTAATGTTTTGACAGGGTCTATAGGAATTTAAATCCCAATGGTTCTGAAATGAATTCAttctttctttaaataaaaaaaggatgtTAATTTCAAATATTGCTTTGATGTGTGTGTATTGGATTTAACAGGATTTCAAATTGAAATACTAATTAGgattattttccttttcatttctaGTAATCATTTGAACAATTTTATCCAAATTtatttcaaattcttctcattCCAAACGAAACAAATTAAAGACAATTCATAAATTTTCAAATCATGTGATATAAAATTCCTTTTTATACTTCTTTGATCCCAAACAAATCTTGATGACTTTCTTTATGAGGAAAGCAAGTTTTTATTTGTAGTCTTGCATTTCAAAGCAAGGATCTTGGTCCATTAGTAAACCAGTTCTTTTTGTTGTGTTTGGGCTGTGGATTGCCAAAATATGATTATAAATTCATTGGTGTTCATTAGGTTACTGGTGAGGGTGATGATAAATATCTAATTGCCACGGCTGAACAACCACTTTGTTCATATCATCTTGAAGATTGGATTCATCCTTCCCAGTTGCCCTTAAGGTTTCTGCATCTTACTAAAAATTGTCCACCTCTAGCGCCATATGAAagcattttattttaattcacTATTATTAATGCCCCATATAGGTATGCTGGATATTCATCTTGCTTTCGTAAAGAAGCAGGTTCCCATGGCCGAGATACTCTTGGAATCTTCCGAGTCCATCAATTCGAGAAAGTAGAGCAATTTTGTATCACCAGCCCTAATGGCAATGATTCTTGGGACATGCATGAAGAGATGATAAAAAATTCCGAGGACTTCTACAAGACGGTAGATTCTATACCTTGTATCGGTGATTTTTCTGTTCAACAATTATGATTCCAAATTAGTAATCCAATATTTAGGTAATTTTCTGAAACATTTGGCTAGAGAGTAAGTGTTATTTCTATACCCTGTAAGTGTTATTTTTTGGTCTTTaggatttttcattttaatactTGTATATTTGGTTTTGGGTTTGGTTTGGTGCTTATCTATTAGCTCttggaatatatatatttcttttaaccAGGACTCTGTGCTGCATTCCTGGGAACATTGGGCTTTAGGATCTCTCATCTTGTATCcccc
This window encodes:
- the LOC103502550 gene encoding serine--tRNA ligase, cytoplasmic, with protein sequence MLDINLFREEKGNNPEIIRESQRRRFANVELVDEVIKLDKEWRQRQFELENLRKEFNKINKQIAQLRIAGEDASERIKDTEENKRLSAEKDVEAKDVLKKLNSKLEIIGNLVHDSVPVSNDEANNVVIRSWGEKLVKPKLKNHVDLVELLEIADTKRGSEIAGGRGYYLKGAGVRLNQALINYGLDFLEKRGYTELQTPFFMRKDIMARCAQLAQFDEELYKVTGEGDDKYLIATAEQPLCSYHLEDWIHPSQLPLRYAGYSSCFRKEAGSHGRDTLGIFRVHQFEKVEQFCITSPNGNDSWDMHEEMIKNSEDFYKTLNIPYQVVAIVSGALNDAAAKKYDLEAWFPASQTYRELVSCSNCTDYQSRRLEIRYGQKKSNEQTKQYVHLLNSTLTATERTLCCILENYQKEDGVEVPEVLRPYLGGKAFLPFKTKPTVNDSKGKKSKA